Proteins encoded by one window of Corynebacterium amycolatum:
- a CDS encoding precorrin-8X methylmutase, translating into MKRFEYNTDGADIYRNSFAIIREESDLSRFDADEETVAVRMIHAAGQTDLAKDIVFSPGTVRAARRALEDGAPIFTDVNMIASGITRKRLPVDNEVICLLRDERVPELAQELGTTRTAAAVELWKPRLEGAVVAIGNAPTALFHLLNRINEGSFPMPAAILAMPVGFVGAAESKQATIDSGAENPELKYITVTGRRGGSAITCAALNAIATAKEIL; encoded by the coding sequence ATGAAGCGCTTTGAGTACAACACCGACGGTGCGGATATTTACCGCAACTCATTTGCCATCATCCGCGAGGAAAGCGACCTTTCCCGCTTCGACGCCGATGAGGAAACCGTCGCCGTCCGCATGATTCACGCAGCAGGTCAGACCGATTTGGCTAAGGACATCGTCTTTTCCCCGGGGACTGTGCGTGCAGCGCGCCGGGCTCTCGAGGATGGCGCTCCTATCTTCACCGATGTCAACATGATCGCCTCGGGCATTACCCGCAAGCGCCTACCTGTTGACAACGAAGTCATCTGCCTACTGCGTGATGAGCGCGTCCCCGAACTGGCTCAAGAACTCGGCACCACTCGCACTGCTGCTGCCGTGGAGCTGTGGAAGCCTCGCCTCGAGGGCGCGGTCGTCGCCATCGGCAACGCTCCCACTGCCCTCTTCCACCTGCTCAACCGCATCAATGAGGGATCCTTCCCCATGCCCGCTGCCATTTTGGCCATGCCGGTCGGCTTCGTTGGTGCGGCGGAATCCAAGCAGGCCACAATCGACTCCGGTGCCGAAAACCCGGAGCTGAAGTACATCACCGTCACCGGCCGTCGTGGTGGCTCGGCTATCACCTGTGCTGCCCTCAATGCCATCGCCACCGCAAAGGAGATTCTCTAA
- the cobJ gene encoding precorrin-3B C(17)-methyltransferase produces the protein MSGSYSAQPGHLYGIGLGPGDAGLITLRGADIIRTADVIAYHAGTHGRSTARSIAAELIDARDDAAVEEQLQYPVTTGRPADYREQLAGFYAEATARLHKHLAQGRSVAVLSLGDPMLYSSYQHLHHALSEDFPTEIVPGVASITAAAAEIGQPLGEATEIVSVVPATADSERIAAVLDASDCVVIMKLGKNVEKVRTALQAAGMLDRAYVVERATMNEHTSYPLADADPEKVPYFAVAVVPSAVYGTKRSVSGVPSPADDAATGAATDTATESAPPAVGEVVVVGLGPGAERWTTPEVTEELARATDLVGYSTYINRVPERAGQRRHLSDNRVEAERATMALDIAKRGGRVAVVSSGDPGVFAMAAAVLEVADDDMWRGIPVRVVPGMTAAQAVASRVGAPLGHDFAMLSLSDRLKPWEVVVKRVRAVAGADMAFAVYNPASKSRRWQIRELRALAMEYRATTTPVIVARAVGSEQENVTVTTLAEFDPDVVDMRTMVIIGSSSTKAYRAGKTTRVYTARHYGEGGTSGTGELLR, from the coding sequence ATGTCCGGCTCCTACAGCGCTCAGCCTGGTCATCTCTACGGCATCGGACTCGGCCCCGGCGACGCAGGTCTCATTACACTTCGCGGTGCCGACATCATCCGCACAGCCGATGTCATCGCCTACCATGCCGGAACTCACGGACGTTCCACGGCGCGTTCAATCGCCGCTGAACTGATTGACGCGCGTGACGACGCTGCCGTGGAAGAGCAATTGCAATACCCGGTGACCACCGGGCGCCCGGCCGACTACCGCGAGCAGCTCGCCGGTTTCTATGCAGAGGCCACTGCTCGCCTGCACAAGCACTTGGCCCAGGGGCGAAGTGTTGCAGTGCTTTCGCTCGGTGACCCGATGCTCTATAGCTCTTACCAGCACCTGCATCACGCCCTCAGCGAGGACTTCCCCACTGAGATTGTCCCCGGAGTGGCCAGCATTACTGCGGCGGCAGCAGAGATCGGTCAGCCGCTCGGCGAGGCTACCGAAATCGTCAGCGTTGTTCCCGCCACCGCCGATTCCGAGCGGATCGCTGCGGTTCTTGACGCTTCAGACTGTGTAGTCATTATGAAGCTGGGGAAAAACGTTGAGAAGGTTCGTACAGCGTTGCAGGCCGCTGGCATGCTCGATCGCGCCTATGTTGTCGAGCGAGCAACCATGAATGAGCACACCAGCTACCCGCTGGCCGATGCCGACCCGGAGAAGGTTCCCTACTTCGCAGTGGCCGTCGTGCCTTCCGCTGTCTACGGCACTAAACGGAGTGTTTCTGGGGTGCCTTCGCCAGCCGATGATGCAGCGACCGGTGCAGCCACCGATACAGCAACTGAGTCGGCTCCCCCAGCGGTCGGTGAAGTCGTAGTTGTCGGCCTTGGCCCGGGTGCTGAACGCTGGACTACCCCAGAAGTCACCGAGGAATTGGCACGGGCCACGGATCTGGTTGGCTACTCCACCTACATCAACCGAGTTCCTGAGCGCGCCGGGCAACGCCGTCATCTCTCAGATAACCGCGTTGAGGCAGAGCGAGCCACTATGGCGCTGGATATTGCCAAGCGCGGCGGTCGAGTTGCGGTGGTCAGCTCCGGTGACCCTGGAGTCTTCGCGATGGCGGCCGCAGTGTTGGAAGTCGCTGACGACGATATGTGGCGAGGCATCCCCGTGCGAGTCGTGCCGGGCATGACTGCGGCTCAGGCGGTCGCTAGTCGAGTCGGTGCTCCCCTTGGCCATGATTTTGCGATGCTCAGTCTCTCCGACAGGTTGAAGCCCTGGGAGGTCGTCGTTAAGCGAGTGCGTGCCGTAGCCGGAGCAGACATGGCGTTTGCGGTCTACAACCCGGCATCCAAGTCGCGGAGATGGCAGATCCGAGAGCTGCGTGCATTGGCCATGGAGTACCGCGCCACAACAACGCCTGTGATTGTGGCGCGGGCAGTCGGCTCGGAGCAGGAAAACGTCACCGTGACCACGTTGGCGGAGTTCGATCCGGACGTCGTCGATATGCGAACAATGGTGATTATCGGTTCGTCGTCGACAAAAGCGTATCGGGCTGGCAAGACCACTCGGGTCTACACCGCACGTCACTACGGTGAGGGCGGCACCAGCGGGACAGGCGAGTTGCTGCGTTAG
- a CDS encoding cobalt-precorrin-6A reductase, protein MRALILGGTAEARALAKRLVGEGWFVTSSLAGRVSNPKLPAGNVRIGGFGGPAGLTRWLIADATEVIIDATHPYAERISESAAEAARATGLPLVALHRPAWERQPGDNWIEVSSMQEAADIVADRFYSPFLTIGRQQLAPFADDANGRYLIRCVEQPAPPLPKNRKIILSRGPYDVAAERKLMRDYAVDCVVTKNSGGAATYAKIEAARDLKKPVVIVQRPQLPGADIATVATTVDEAYNAVIRRA, encoded by the coding sequence ATGCGTGCACTAATTCTGGGTGGAACTGCTGAGGCTCGTGCCCTGGCCAAGCGGCTAGTGGGCGAGGGCTGGTTTGTCACCTCTTCACTGGCCGGTCGCGTATCCAACCCCAAGCTGCCCGCCGGCAATGTCCGCATCGGCGGTTTCGGCGGCCCTGCGGGGCTCACGCGATGGCTGATCGCCGATGCCACCGAAGTCATCATCGACGCCACGCATCCTTATGCGGAGCGAATCAGCGAATCTGCCGCTGAAGCTGCCCGCGCCACCGGTCTTCCGCTCGTGGCGCTGCATCGCCCTGCGTGGGAGAGGCAGCCCGGCGACAACTGGATTGAGGTGTCCTCTATGCAGGAGGCCGCGGACATTGTTGCCGACCGCTTCTACAGCCCGTTTCTCACTATTGGCCGTCAGCAGCTAGCTCCGTTTGCCGACGATGCCAACGGCCGTTACCTCATTCGCTGCGTGGAACAGCCCGCGCCGCCACTGCCCAAGAATCGGAAGATTATTCTCAGCCGTGGGCCTTACGATGTCGCAGCGGAGCGCAAGCTCATGCGGGATTACGCCGTGGACTGCGTGGTGACCAAGAACTCCGGTGGTGCTGCTACCTACGCCAAGATTGAGGCAGCCCGCGACCTGAAAAAGCCGGTCGTTATCGTGCAGCGCCCGCAGCTGCCCGGCGCGGATATCGCCACCGTCGCCACAACGGTGGATGAGGCGTACAACGCCGTCATCCGCCGGGCATAG
- the cobM gene encoding precorrin-4 C(11)-methyltransferase, translated as MTVYFIGAGPGAADLLTLRADRLIRSCPVCLYAGSIVPPEVLESCPEGAEIINTARMPLDTIIETIQAAHEAGKDVARLQSGDPSVWSALAEQVRRLSELGIDYEIVPGVPAFSAAAAALGHELTVPTVGQSVVLTRISGRASKMPEGETLENFGRTGATLCIHLAAHDIDRVVEELTPHYGEHGPVAVVAFASRPEQVILRGTLSDIAQQVKDAGVTRTAVIIVGKVLTAEAFPDSYLYSDDRPRDEHGRTIPCVH; from the coding sequence ATGACTGTGTATTTCATCGGTGCAGGCCCGGGCGCAGCAGATTTGCTGACGCTGCGCGCGGACCGGCTTATTCGCTCCTGCCCAGTGTGCCTTTACGCGGGATCGATTGTCCCGCCTGAGGTGCTGGAGAGCTGCCCCGAGGGCGCAGAGATTATCAATACCGCGCGAATGCCGCTGGACACCATCATCGAGACCATTCAGGCGGCGCATGAGGCGGGCAAGGATGTTGCACGCTTGCAGTCTGGTGACCCGTCAGTGTGGTCGGCGCTGGCAGAGCAGGTCCGTCGTCTCAGCGAACTCGGCATTGACTACGAAATCGTTCCGGGTGTGCCAGCTTTTTCCGCAGCTGCGGCAGCTCTCGGCCACGAGCTCACGGTGCCAACTGTCGGCCAGTCGGTCGTGCTGACCCGTATCTCCGGGCGTGCTTCCAAGATGCCGGAGGGCGAAACCTTGGAGAACTTCGGACGCACGGGCGCGACCCTATGCATTCACTTGGCCGCCCACGATATCGACCGAGTAGTCGAGGAGCTCACCCCGCACTATGGCGAACACGGTCCGGTGGCCGTCGTGGCTTTCGCATCCCGCCCGGAACAGGTTATTCTCCGTGGCACGCTGTCTGATATTGCGCAGCAGGTCAAGGATGCAGGTGTGACTCGTACGGCGGTCATCATTGTCGGCAAGGTGCTCACCGCCGAGGCGTTCCCGGATAGCTACCTCTACAGCGATGATCGCCCGCGCGATGAACACGGACGGACCATTCCATGCGTGCACTAA
- the cbiT gene encoding precorrin-6Y C5,15-methyltransferase (decarboxylating) subunit CbiT codes for MSQKLRVVGIGCDGYEGLSARAVEALSSARRIIGSPRQLHLLADVNLDAELSPWPSGFWTDWQVTLADIDPLVDVILASGDPMFHGVGVSLVRELGRGGVEVIPVPSSASLACAYLGWPLHDTPVISLVTGEPGIPGAARVVPVADALRPFLVLCRNADSVKEVATVLAGRPDTKLTALTNLGGTEATGLLESVAEGTVATPPVPAGNLTVLAVEPSGSARGWLRDGDFDSDGQLTKAPIRQMTVAALDPRPGALLWDVGGGTGSIGIEWARHGGRAEIFERDAVRAERIAKNVANLSGNVTVHHGAAPGALADSNLRPDAIFIGGGLTADGMLEACWQRLAPGGTIVANAVTLESEALLWQARRDYGGDVTRLSVERAGAVGTFTAWRPALPVVQWVALKPVEPALP; via the coding sequence ATGAGTCAGAAACTTCGCGTCGTCGGCATTGGCTGTGACGGTTACGAGGGTCTATCTGCCCGCGCGGTCGAGGCGCTGTCGTCGGCACGCCGCATCATTGGCTCTCCCCGTCAGCTCCATTTGCTTGCCGACGTCAACCTGGACGCCGAGCTCTCTCCTTGGCCCAGTGGCTTCTGGACGGACTGGCAGGTCACCCTGGCAGATATTGACCCTTTAGTCGACGTCATCCTCGCCAGTGGCGATCCCATGTTCCACGGCGTAGGCGTATCGCTTGTCCGCGAGCTCGGCCGCGGTGGCGTGGAGGTTATTCCAGTACCGTCGTCGGCCTCATTGGCCTGTGCCTACCTCGGCTGGCCTTTGCATGACACTCCGGTGATCTCTCTAGTAACAGGGGAGCCGGGGATACCTGGTGCTGCACGTGTTGTGCCGGTAGCAGATGCACTGCGGCCCTTCCTGGTGCTGTGCCGAAACGCGGACTCAGTGAAAGAGGTCGCTACGGTTTTGGCCGGCCGCCCAGACACCAAGCTCACCGCGCTGACCAATCTCGGCGGCACGGAAGCTACAGGGCTGCTGGAGTCCGTTGCCGAAGGCACGGTGGCGACCCCACCGGTTCCAGCTGGCAACCTCACGGTGCTGGCGGTGGAGCCGTCGGGAAGCGCGCGCGGCTGGCTGCGCGACGGTGACTTTGATTCGGACGGCCAGCTGACGAAGGCACCGATTCGCCAAATGACCGTCGCCGCGTTGGATCCTCGGCCGGGAGCTCTGTTGTGGGATGTCGGCGGTGGCACGGGGTCGATTGGCATTGAGTGGGCTCGGCACGGCGGGCGCGCAGAAATTTTTGAGCGCGATGCTGTTCGTGCAGAGCGAATTGCTAAGAATGTGGCGAACCTGTCGGGCAATGTGACTGTCCACCACGGCGCAGCGCCGGGAGCTTTGGCTGACTCGAATCTTCGCCCCGATGCCATTTTCATCGGCGGAGGCCTCACTGCTGACGGCATGCTTGAGGCCTGTTGGCAACGCCTTGCCCCGGGTGGCACCATCGTCGCGAACGCCGTGACGCTGGAATCGGAGGCTCTGCTGTGGCAGGCACGTCGCGACTATGGCGGGGATGTCACCCGGCTTTCTGTAGAGCGCGCAGGTGCAGTCGGCACTTTCACTGCGTGGCGGCCGGCGTTGCCGGTGGTGCAGTGGGTAGCGCTGAAGCCAGTAGAGCCTGCGCTACCATAG
- a CDS encoding SDR family NAD(P)-dependent oxidoreductase, whose product MGHVLVLGATSEIGGEVAARLANHNTFTLAARRTEALDGIAGRLIDAGAVAVHRIHFDADDIAAHRQFVEHAWQHGPIDTVIVAFGILGNQQKCEESGEAAAAVIHTDFTAQASILTEIVARMESDIAAGKLPVRDKVAGRIMAFSSIAGTRVRRANYVYGSAKAGLDGFLQGMQDRLHGSHIQLTIVRPGFVIGRMTEGMKPAPMSSRPAEVAEAAVTAFDGRKPHVWVPRKLALLARATHLTPRWIWRKMPR is encoded by the coding sequence ATGGGACACGTACTCGTTCTTGGTGCCACCAGCGAAATCGGCGGGGAAGTTGCCGCGCGGCTGGCCAATCACAACACCTTCACGCTCGCCGCGCGCCGCACTGAGGCACTCGACGGCATTGCCGGACGCCTCATCGACGCCGGTGCTGTCGCGGTGCATCGCATCCACTTTGATGCCGATGACATCGCCGCACACCGCCAGTTCGTTGAGCACGCCTGGCAGCACGGTCCCATCGACACGGTGATTGTCGCGTTCGGCATCCTCGGCAATCAGCAGAAGTGTGAAGAGTCCGGGGAGGCTGCGGCGGCGGTCATTCACACCGACTTCACGGCTCAGGCATCGATTCTCACAGAGATTGTCGCGCGCATGGAGTCCGACATCGCCGCCGGCAAACTGCCTGTGCGCGACAAGGTCGCGGGCCGCATCATGGCCTTTTCCTCTATCGCAGGCACCCGCGTGCGCCGCGCCAACTATGTCTACGGTTCGGCGAAGGCCGGCCTCGACGGTTTCCTCCAAGGCATGCAGGACCGCCTGCACGGCAGCCATATTCAGCTGACAATCGTCCGGCCGGGCTTCGTCATCGGCCGCATGACCGAAGGCATGAAGCCGGCGCCGATGTCTTCGCGCCCCGCCGAGGTCGCTGAGGCCGCCGTCACCGCCTTCGATGGCCGGAAGCCCCATGTCTGGGTGCCACGGAAACTGGCGTTGCTCGCCCGTGCCACGCATCTGACTCCTCGCTGGATTTGGCGGAAGATGCCCCGATGA
- a CDS encoding M24 family metallopeptidase, which produces MSNGIFSFDIYQQRLDRTAELLRTRDADAAVFGTGADLQYLIGSAVASHERLTALVVTAAGTTTLVLPAVERGDLPLCAIGDLNADVVLWEDGQDPHRIVADLVGHVGTLAIGASLTADHLIPIQDLTGAKTVLAGELLKELFMRKDAAEIDQLREAGAAIDRVHARVPGMLRAGRTEREVADEISAAILEEGHVAIDFVIVGSAENGANPHHDFSNRVIEDGDVVVIDIGGTLPLGYHSDCTRTYVVGKPGEKETAAWAALRKAQEAAVAAVRPGVTAAEIDAIARNSLTAAGYGEYFIHRTGHGIGLSTHEEPFIMAGNELALEPGMAFSVEPGVYLPGEFGMRLEDIIIVTEDGGESVNNGPHDLITV; this is translated from the coding sequence ATGAGCAACGGTATCTTTAGCTTTGACATCTATCAGCAGCGCCTGGATCGCACCGCGGAACTACTCCGCACCCGCGATGCAGACGCTGCAGTCTTTGGAACCGGAGCTGACCTGCAGTATCTCATCGGTTCTGCGGTCGCTTCGCATGAGCGTCTCACCGCGCTGGTAGTCACCGCAGCCGGCACAACCACGCTGGTATTGCCCGCTGTGGAGCGGGGGGACCTGCCGCTGTGTGCAATCGGTGACCTCAACGCCGATGTGGTGTTGTGGGAGGACGGTCAGGATCCACACCGCATTGTCGCCGACCTAGTCGGCCACGTGGGCACTCTCGCAATTGGGGCGTCGTTGACCGCTGACCACCTGATTCCCATTCAGGATCTCACCGGAGCCAAGACTGTGTTGGCCGGAGAACTGCTGAAAGAACTGTTCATGCGCAAGGACGCCGCTGAGATTGATCAGCTGCGCGAGGCCGGCGCCGCCATTGACCGCGTTCACGCTCGCGTTCCGGGCATGCTGCGTGCAGGTCGCACCGAGCGCGAGGTCGCCGACGAGATTTCGGCAGCCATCCTGGAGGAAGGCCATGTCGCCATTGACTTCGTCATTGTCGGCTCGGCTGAAAATGGTGCTAATCCGCACCACGATTTCTCCAACCGCGTCATCGAGGACGGCGACGTGGTGGTCATCGATATCGGAGGCACCTTGCCGCTCGGCTACCACTCCGATTGCACGCGCACCTATGTCGTCGGCAAGCCGGGGGAGAAGGAAACCGCAGCGTGGGCGGCCCTGCGGAAGGCTCAGGAAGCTGCTGTAGCAGCGGTTCGCCCGGGTGTGACGGCTGCAGAGATTGATGCGATTGCGCGCAATAGCCTCACCGCTGCGGGCTACGGCGAGTACTTCATTCACCGCACTGGTCATGGCATTGGCCTGTCCACCCATGAAGAGCCGTTCATTATGGCTGGCAATGAGCTTGCACTTGAGCCGGGCATGGCGTTTTCGGTGGAGCCGGGCGTGTACCTGCCGGGCGAATTCGGTATGCGCCTGGAGGACATCATCATTGTCACCGAAGATGGCGGCGAATCGGTCAATAACGGTCCGCACGATTTGATTACCGTCTAA
- a CDS encoding AMP-binding protein — MAALVENDCLNWPDRLAIVDDFGELTYSELRTQARTLTVRLMEKGITEGSTIAILARNSRAIVLPLLACSYLGARPMIMNPASSSKQVSAIMSDYGADILVVDVEYNQDAEFPIKSLTVGGDHDEFLSLVSGQTDSSKLPRKPRQQETIIMSSGTYGIPKGVRLPVPRTPKVLGGIVKAIPWKKNMVVQLTASVFHAWGWLNLQIGLATGSTLILRRNFDADQAAADCLQYGVTGIVSAAVFLKDLVAAADRAETKIGPFEFIVSSGNAMPPYLVRELNKRFGPVVCNFYGSTEHGQIAIATGPEFAADPHTTGHIPSGVELRIFREDGTEADPGELGNVYAANSMTMVGLLAARDKYDVMNGLLGTGDKGLIDQNGMLQLAGRADDMLIKGGENVYPREVEEFLGTVDGIDDVFVHGSQDDIVATLRAYVVREDSVAGANLSDDMIREHVRQNLAEHNVPDEIVWMKSLPRNDGGKVVPRRLPDTSI, encoded by the coding sequence ATGGCAGCTCTCGTCGAAAACGACTGCCTTAATTGGCCTGACCGACTTGCCATTGTGGATGATTTCGGCGAACTTACATACAGCGAGCTTCGGACTCAGGCTAGAACACTCACGGTACGCCTAATGGAAAAGGGGATTACCGAAGGATCCACCATCGCAATACTTGCGCGAAACTCTCGTGCCATCGTGCTGCCATTGTTGGCCTGCAGCTACCTCGGGGCCCGCCCGATGATTATGAATCCTGCCTCATCGTCAAAGCAGGTTAGCGCGATTATGTCTGACTATGGCGCGGATATTTTGGTCGTAGACGTCGAGTACAACCAAGACGCAGAATTTCCAATCAAATCACTCACTGTTGGTGGTGACCATGATGAGTTTCTTTCCCTCGTTTCCGGCCAAACCGATAGCTCCAAGCTTCCTCGAAAGCCGCGGCAGCAAGAAACGATCATCATGTCGTCTGGAACTTACGGAATCCCCAAAGGCGTTCGCCTCCCAGTTCCACGCACGCCAAAGGTGCTCGGCGGTATTGTAAAGGCAATCCCGTGGAAGAAGAACATGGTAGTTCAACTGACCGCTTCGGTCTTCCATGCGTGGGGTTGGCTCAACCTTCAGATTGGCTTGGCCACTGGCTCAACACTCATTTTGCGTCGAAATTTTGATGCAGATCAGGCTGCTGCGGACTGCCTTCAGTATGGAGTAACCGGAATTGTCTCAGCTGCGGTCTTCCTGAAGGATCTAGTCGCTGCCGCGGACCGAGCAGAAACAAAGATTGGCCCATTTGAGTTCATCGTTTCTTCGGGTAACGCCATGCCGCCATATTTGGTTCGTGAGCTCAATAAGCGATTTGGGCCTGTTGTGTGCAATTTCTATGGCTCCACTGAGCATGGCCAAATCGCCATTGCAACTGGCCCTGAATTCGCCGCTGACCCGCACACCACTGGGCATATTCCATCTGGCGTCGAGCTCCGCATTTTCCGTGAAGATGGCACTGAGGCCGATCCAGGAGAGCTAGGTAACGTCTACGCAGCAAACTCTATGACCATGGTCGGGTTACTGGCTGCACGTGACAAATATGATGTCATGAATGGGCTGCTCGGAACAGGGGATAAGGGCCTCATTGATCAAAACGGCATGCTTCAGCTAGCCGGTCGCGCAGACGACATGCTGATCAAGGGAGGCGAAAATGTCTACCCTCGTGAAGTTGAGGAATTCCTCGGAACCGTCGATGGAATCGACGATGTGTTTGTCCACGGTAGTCAGGATGACATCGTCGCGACTCTTCGAGCCTACGTTGTACGTGAAGACAGCGTTGCTGGTGCTAACCTTTCCGACGACATGATTCGCGAACACGTTCGCCAAAATCTCGCGGAGCACAATGTGCCTGACGAGATTGTGTGGATGAAATCGTTGCCTCGTAATGACGGTGGCAAGGTCGTCCCACGCCGTCTACCCGACACCAGCATCTAG
- a CDS encoding GDSL-type esterase/lipase family protein: MRKLHKTLSAVGIAALSFGIAPIANAAPAGNVVTFGDSYFANPTVEDYWIAKAPEQIPGLPEVQQKNGCAHDPDGIPAKIGKKTGRQLDDYSCAGAVLYTPNANNLDRQIEGAIRDGALTPQTAFIAIQIGFNDTYNNAVNLPSVREGWWKDASDAAVNKIRAHAPNARIAFVNYPTISHPGDSKQCLIHVNVAGQNVDAGVPAFWIEQGEIETSKYAQQAADRHNAEFVDVRSMTTDRHECAPDDKRIIAGAVDNRTQDYNLPVHLNGEGKEIIADAIVARI; this comes from the coding sequence ATGCGCAAGCTTCATAAGACTCTATCCGCTGTAGGGATCGCGGCACTGAGCTTCGGCATTGCCCCAATCGCAAACGCTGCACCCGCTGGAAACGTTGTTACCTTCGGCGATTCGTATTTCGCCAATCCGACCGTTGAGGACTACTGGATTGCCAAGGCTCCAGAGCAGATTCCTGGGCTCCCAGAGGTTCAGCAGAAGAATGGTTGCGCGCATGACCCTGATGGAATTCCGGCCAAGATCGGTAAAAAGACTGGCCGCCAGCTAGATGACTACTCCTGCGCAGGAGCCGTCCTCTACACGCCGAACGCAAACAATCTCGATCGACAAATCGAGGGCGCTATTCGCGATGGAGCACTGACCCCGCAGACTGCATTCATTGCAATTCAGATTGGTTTCAACGACACCTACAACAACGCAGTCAATCTTCCTTCCGTGCGTGAGGGCTGGTGGAAGGATGCTTCCGATGCCGCAGTAAACAAAATTCGCGCACATGCGCCGAATGCCCGCATCGCATTTGTCAATTACCCAACCATTTCGCATCCCGGTGATTCCAAGCAGTGCCTCATCCATGTGAACGTTGCTGGACAAAACGTCGACGCCGGGGTTCCCGCATTCTGGATTGAGCAGGGTGAGATTGAAACCTCTAAGTACGCACAGCAGGCCGCTGACCGCCATAACGCCGAGTTTGTTGATGTCCGCTCGATGACCACGGATCGCCATGAGTGCGCACCGGATGATAAGCGAATCATCGCAGGCGCAGTCGACAACCGCACTCAGGACTACAACCTTCCGGTCCACCTCAATGGTGAAGGCAAAGAGATTATCGCCGACGCAATCGTCGCTCGCATCTAG